Proteins encoded in a region of the Manis javanica isolate MJ-LG chromosome 15, MJ_LKY, whole genome shotgun sequence genome:
- the CCDC62 gene encoding coiled-coil domain-containing protein 62 isoform X8, with protein MLLQMARNENLSSTLMELSAQVGQLQAREQSLTTMIKLKDKDIIEAVNHIADCSGKFKLLEHALHDAKMVETCIVKEKQDYKQKLKAFKIEINKLKEDLNEKTTENNEQREEIVRLKQEKSCLHDELLFTAEREKRKDELLDIAKSKQERTNTELHNLRQIYVKQQSDLQFLNFNVVENSQELIQIHDSKMEESKALGSSRDLCLSDLENNYPKVDIKREKNQKSLVKDQKFETTLVQQSRSDESSCDMCKEKKLQVNTSFGGKSVIAVSSLFAKDLVEKQKSWTLGGKIQTELENQSTLCKINAKSPQGNRIGIQNEEKQFSEITSLSDEKQWHDVNVYLGLANCSGLKQPEKLDFECQDHMERSGASCSHKNEACLGESDMYESKCCHPSNFIIEAPGHMSDMEWMSIFKPSKVQRIVRHKSVCTCSESGSGTKYNSSASELVAIQHSHCLGSSESALRDDEKLVETESSSDKKNSPKILFMNKEAALPSEKDDFSPTSKLQRLLAESRQMVTDLELSTLLPISSDGFNGSAKNNLQVSEESAQKNTCFSN; from the exons CTCAGCAGCACGTTAATGGAACTTTCTGCTCAGGTAGGACAGTTGCAAGCTCGAGAACAGTCCCTCACTACAATGATAAAGCTAAAG GACAAAGATATTATTGAGGCAGTCAATCACATTGCAGACTGTTCAGGTAAATTTAAGTTGTTGGAGCATGCCTTGCATGATGCTAAGATGGTGGAGACTTGTATTGTGAAAGAAAAGCAAGATTATAAGCAGAAATTGAAGGCATTTAAGATTGAAATCAATAAACTAAAAG AGGACCTAAatgaaaagacaacagaaaataatgaacaaCGAGAAGAGATCGTTCGCCTCAAGCAAGAGAAAAGTTGCCTGCATGATGAATTGCTTTTTactg cagagagagaaaaaaggaaagatgaattACTGGATATCGCAAAGTCAAAGCAAGAACGTACAAACACAGAACTGCATAATCTGAGACAG ATTTATGTAAAACAACAGAGTGATCTACAGTTTCTTAATTTCAATGTGGTAGAAAATTCTCAGGAATTAATACAGATACATGACTCAAAGATGGAGGAATCGAAGGCTCTGGGATCCAG CAGAGACTTGTGTTTATCAGACCTTGAAAATAACTACCCAAAAGTCGATATtaagagggagaaaaatcagAAGTCACTGGTTAAGGACCAAAAATTTGAGACCACGTTGGTTCAGCAAAGTAGGTCAGACGAGAGCTCTTGTGATATGTGCAAAGAGAAGAAACTACAGGTCAATACTTCATTTGGGGGGAAAAGTGTAATTGCTGTTTCATCTCTATTTGCAAAAGACTTAGTGGAGAAACAAAAGTCTTGGACTCTGGGAGGAAAAATCCAGACTGAACTCGAAAACCAAAGTACATTGTGCAAGATCAATGCAAAATCACCACAAGGTAATAGAATTGGGATTCAGAATGAAGAGAAACAATTCTCAGAAATAACATCTTTATCGGATGAAAAACAGTGGCATGACGTCAATGTTTACTTGGGCCTGGCCAACTGTTCTGGtttaaaacaaccagaaaagcTGGATTTTGAATGTCAAGATCACATGGAAAGATCTGGAGCCTCATGTTCTCATAAAAATGAAGCCTGTCTAGGTGAAAGTGACATGTATGAATCCAAGTGCTGCCATCCAAGTAACTTCATAATTGAAGCCCCAGGCCACATGTCTGACATGGAGTGGATGAGTATTTTCAAGCCTTCTAAAGTGCAAAGAATTGTTCGCCACAAGTCCGTATGCACTTGTTCAGAAAGTGGCAGTGGAACAAAATATAACTCTTCAGCAAG TGAGCTGGTTGCCATCCAGCACTCCCACTGTTTGGGTTCTTCAGAATCTGCCCTAAGAGATGATGAGAAGCTGGTAGAGACAGAGTCCTCTTCTGATAAAAAGAACTCACCTAAGATTTTGTTTATGAACAAAGAAGCTGCTTTGCCCAGTGAAAAG GATGATTTTTCTCCCACAAGCAAGCTTCAGCGTTTGCTGGCAGAGTCTCGTCAGATGGTTACAGATTTGGAGCTGAGTACTCTGCTCCCCATCAGCTCTGACGGCTTCAACGGCAGTGCCAAAAAC AACTTACAAGTCTCAGAAGAGTCAGCTCAAAAAAATACTTGTTTCAGtaattga